GACGTGAAGAAATGCGATAAGATTAAGTGCGATTATATTTTGCTAATAATTTACAAACAATGTGAATACATAAGAAATATGTCTTTTTGACCTACGTCATAGCTCATATCATAAATAATGTTTCAATCGCTTCTATTTAATCTAAAAGGAACATCTATAACAATACTTGTATCATGGAGGATGTGTTTTGAGACTAAGAGCTGTTTTCGACAACGAAAAAGGGATTTCTCTTCCCCTTAGTTATTCATATCTTCTTCAATCAGCGATATATGATGCACTTTCAAATTTGATTCCAGATAGTCATGATTTTGGATTGAATGTCAATGGAAGAATTTTGAGACCATTCACGTTCTCTCGGCTTGCCGGCCAAAGCCGACAGATTAAAGAGGGCTTTATAAGCTTTACTCCACCAATAAATCTGCATTTTTCATCGCCTCTTGAAGATTTCGCACAGGCCTTTGCAAACGGGCTGCTTAAAAACGGCGGAATGGAACTCAAAGGAGAAAAACTCGAACTGAAATCTATAGAAGTTGAGCCTGAACCACCTAATATAGGCTCTATAGATGCAAGAACAATCTCCCCTATCACAATTTATTCGACTCTTACAACACCCGATGGAAAAAAGAAGACTTACTTCTACAACCCGACAGAAAAGGACTTTACTGTTCAGCTCAAAGAAAATCTCAATAGAAAGGCAATCGCACTGGGTAGCCCTGTAAGAGCGGGAGAATCCTTCTCCTTCAAACTTGCTTCAAGACCAATTCAGCGTATTGTGAAATACAAAGACTTCGTCCAGATCGCCTGGGATTTCAGCTTCAAGTTGAATACAGATCCAGAACTGATAGCGATAGCTTTCGACTGGGGGTTGGGTTCAAAGAATGCGCAGGGTTTTGGAATGATAGAAATCGTAGAAAGGAGGTGACAAGGTGCTCAAATCGACCTATGACATTGGCCAAATAGTGGCCAAAGGAAAAGACGAAACACAAATGTACATAACTGATATTGGGGATGCTTACATTCACGAATTGGCCATAATACTCATAAAGAACGGAGAAACACTCCAATATTCCGGTTGTGAAAAAAGAGAGAAGACGCGCCGCAACTATCTCTTCCGTGAGAAAAAGGGGAACATCAAAATTCCTATCTCCCTTACTCTAAGGGATGCCGGTAAAGGAGCAGAAGTAATTCTAGAAAAGTTCATCAATTTCGGCGAACACAACAAAACTCCTATTGCCAGCAAAGTGGCTAGCGCTCTTTTAGAGTCAAAAGTAGCTATCTGCACATCCCTCGATGAGATGGCAGGAAATCTTCCAAAAAAGGAGGGAAGATTCTACACAGTTGTAATAAGAGAAGCAGACAGGGAATTATACCCTGGAGATCTTGATGAATTCAAAGAAATCTTCCTGAGAAACATTGTCAGTATGCCAAGTGATAATACTGGAATCTGCTTTGTTTGTGGAGAGGAGAAAGGCATCGGAATGAAGGCGAGCGACATTTTCAAGTTCGCATCTTTCGACAAGCCCGGGTTTGCCCACGAGATGGACGACAAAAACTACTATGTGAACATGCCTCTCTGTGAAGATTGCTTCTCAAAAATTTCTCTTGGTAAGAGAGTTCTAGATGAAGAACTTTCAATGAATTTCTACGCATCGAAGGTTTACATCATACCAAGGTTTCACTCTTCAGATAATGAACTGCTCGAGGAGAAGGTCAACGAAATAAGAGACATAAAGAGAATTTCTGATCTAAAAGATACTGTGAGAAAGGACAATCCTTACAGAAATTTTGAAACCTACATGCTTTATGACATTTCTGAAGGGTCATACTCCACTTTGAATTTCATCTTCTATACGGTGAACAATCAGGAGATGAAAATAAACCTCAGCATCTTAGACGTTCCTCCAAGTCGTTTGCGTAATATGTCTAGAAAGATTTCAGATATTGAAGGAGAACTACGGAATGTGTTTGGTACACAAGAATACTCGCCTTCCGTTCTATTTGGATCGATGTACGACGTCTTCAAAGACAACCGACTGAGAACCTTTTTCGATTACATTGAAGCGCTATTTAAAAATCAACGGGTTTCGTTAACCCCTTTAAAGAGAGGAACACTTGAACTCATTGGTTCAAAAAAACTCAGGGGTGAACCTTACGCCACCAAAGCCAAGCAACTTATCACTATTGCTCTTTTCATAGAAAGGCTTCAGCAAAATGTGGAAGGAGGTATCCCTTTAATGGAAAAAGACAGAGAAGACAGGATCAAGGAATTCTTCGAAAAGTATCCGGCCTTTTTCAGGACTGATGAAGAGAAATTCCTTTTCATCTTAGGCCAGATTCACTCGAGAATTGCGAGATTCCAAAGAGAGAAAAATATCGCAAGCACTGTCGATCTTAAGCTTAAGGCTTATAACATGAGACCACTAGACTTCATGAATCACTTTAAGGATCTAAAATGGAAAACGACACAGTACTCTAACGAAATGGATTTTACCAGAGTGTACGGACCAATCATGAACCTCTTTCAGATAGCCGACAAATACCTTATTCCAAGCGGCTATGACTGGAAAGCTTCTATTGAAGATTTGAATTATGCCTTCTTGGCTGGAGAGCTAGCAACTGGAGTCTTCAGGAGAGAAACCGATCAACTTGAACTTGAAACAGATACAGTTCAGGAAATTGAACAATAGAACTCTAAGGAGGAGATGAAAATGTCAATTAAGAACCGTCACGAAATTTTGTTTATCTATGATGTGAAAGATGGAAATCCAAACGGAGATCCGATGGATAGCAATAAGCCTAGGATGGATGTAGCAACTGGTGTAAATATAGTTTCTGATGTTCGACTGAAGAGAACTATTCGAGATCATCTAGCGGAAAAAGGCGAAGAGCTCTTTGTGTCAGGAGATCCAATAACCTCGGAGAAGAGGGCTTCTCTCTTGATAACTGATCTTACGGATGAAACCTACAATAAAAAAGCGGTTGAAGAAGCCCTCAAATTGCATAAACGAGAAGGGGCATCGAAGCTTCTTCTTGAGAAATGTATAGACTTGCGACTCTTTGGTGGAACAGTACCATTGACAGGATTAAACATGTCAATCACAGGACCCGTTCAGTTTCGTTTTGGTAGATCACTGCACGTGGTCGATCCTGTATTCACGCAAGGAACAGCCGCTTTTGTATCACAGGAAGGAAAGGAGCAAAGGAGCTTTAGGGAAGAGTGGACGCTCAACTATTCTTGTATAGCATTTTACGGAGTGATAAATCAGAATACAGCCCGGCATACGTTAATGAGTGATTTGGATCTCAATAAGATGCTTGATGCCATATGGAATGGCACTAGGGATCTCATCACTCGCTCCAAGATGGAGCAGCTCCCACGATTGCTCCTAGATGTTGTGTATAACGAGGGAGCCAACTTCCATATTGGAGAGCTCGACAAAGGAATCAAGTTTCAATCAGAAATAATGGAAGAGAAAGTCAGAGGCGTATCTGATTTCAAACTGGAGATATCAGGTCTCAAAGAGATGATTACTAAATACCACAGCAGAATACAGGAGATAAGATATAAGGTTGATCCCAGACTGAAGTTGGTGGAAAACGGTTCACCCTTCGATCTAGAAAATCTGCTCGAAGGAAAAATGAAACAATTGGCAGAGTGAGGTGAGGCCTTATGAAGGTCCTCGCTTTTGATATTTCGAGCGACTATGCCCATTTTCGACAACCATACTCGACAACATCCTCTTTGACGTATGCGATTCCTCCCAGAACAGCAGCTCTGGGTATAGTAGGAGCAATAGTTGGTATAGACAGTGGTGGCTTTGGTCAGAGTAAACACATTGCCGAGCTTGAAAAGGCAAATACAAAAATCGGCGTGCGGTTAATGAGAAAGGTCGAAAAGACACGCTTCAGTATTAACTATTCATATACAAAAGCTGATGCCTCGACCAAAAATGTACAGCATATCCAAGTCCCTGTTGAAATGGTAAAAGACCCAGTGTATAGATTCTATGTAACTGCAGATGTCAAACTTCTGGAAAAACTTGAAGACATGACGATCAATTCTGAATGCTATTACACTCCATATCTCGGAATAAGCGAATTCATAGCCCAAGTAAAGTATGTTGGAACTTACAGCGCTGAAGTAGAAACAGCAGACAAAATCTACACAGCTGTTCAAATGGCGAAGAGAACTAATCTTCTTTTCTCTAATGGTCAAAAGATATTCATGGAAACTCACGCAGCATCCATGAACAGTGAAAGGAGAGTTACCAAATACGTAGAAGTAGCTTATGAAGAGGAGGGTAATCCTTTGAAGCTGAGGTCTGTTGATCCTGATTCTCTGGTAGTGAAGATCTTTACAGAAACTGGCGAAGAGGCAGTGATGCTCTGGTGAGTACCGTAAGATCTCACCAGGAAAGGCTTCTGGAACACCATACACTTGGCGTATTAACTTTGATGGCTGAAGAAGTCGAAATCACCAGTAGATTCATTGACTATGAAAACTTCTTCGGTATTACCCGATCAGAGCTCAATACTCTCGTCAAGGGAATTTCCCTTTTCCACGACCTAGGAAAAGCGAGTAGCTACTTCCAGAAACATCTCTCTGGAATGAAAGTTGATAACGGGTTATCTCAACATGCAGTAATTGGGTCAATAGCTTTAGGACATTATCTTGATGGCAAAATACCTGATGAATTGGGAGCGACCATCTTGGTAGCGATGACAGTCGTAAAACATCATCATGGTAAAGCTAGGCCCCTTGAATCACTTATAGAATCCTTTGATGATAATCAAGGAGAGATAGAAAAAATTATCGGCACACTTAATAACGCATATCTTGATTGGATGGAGAAATCAATAGGGGAAAGGGTGAACCTAGATATGCCCTCCCTGGTTCCGAAGATAATAAAGTGGAAGAGAAACTATAGAAAGTTTAGAGAGAAAGCCGGTATCAGAAATTATGTGCTGTTCGAATACCTGTTTTCTTTACTCACATGGGCCGACAGAGTGGATGCAGCGTTCAATGACAATTACAACCACGAAAGGCAACATATTTCGCCGAATATTGTGGACATTTTCAGAACCTCAGAAGGATTTGATGAACCAAATACAGATATAGATCTGTTGAGAAACGCTTTCTATGAGGAAGCTATCTCGAATCTTGAATTCACTGTTGGTTCAATTAAAGGAAGGACTGGAATTGGTAAGACGCTAGCCACACTCTCTCTGGCACTCAAGAAGAGAGAGAGAACTCAGAAAGAAAAAGGCTACATTCCCCGAATTCTTTACTGTTTACCCTTTCTAAGCATAATTGACCAAACTTACGAAACTATCTCAAAAGTCCTCAAAACATCTGGAATTATAGAAACGTCGGACATATTGATGCAACAACATCATCTAACAGACCTTTCATATTCGAAGCAAATAAATGGAGGTGAGACCGAAGACTATGATACTTATCTCGCAGATATACTTCTCAATTCCTGGGATAGTGAAATTGTCATAACAACTTTCGTGAGTATTTTCCATTCGATGCTTACAGAAAAACGAAATACACGCTTCTTCAGACTTCCTGGTTCTATTATCATACTGGATGAAATCCAGGCTGTCCCTCCAAAATACTGGAAAGTAATTAGCGAAGTACTTGAACACCTTGCGAAATGGGGAGGCACAAAGATAATTTTCTCAAGCGCAACGATTCCACAGCCATTCTTCGTTTCTTCTCTTCCTCTGGTGCGTAGAGAGTACAGCCTTGACAGGTATGACGTGAAATACCTCGGAAAGATGAGCATGGAAGAATTTAAATACAGCATTCTTGAAGAAGCTGTCTCCGCAGCAATTAATAAGAAGAAAGCCTTGATGGTAGTCGCAAACACAATAAACTGCTGCAAAGAGTTATACGAATATCTAAAGGACTCAAGAAATATCAGCGATGAGAAAATCCACTGTTTATCATCGAATTTGCCACCCGCAGTCAGAAAAAACGTAATTAAAAATATAAAGAGAAAGAAAGGTTTTCAAGTCCTTGTGACTACTCAACTGATCGAGGCAGGTGTGGATATCAGTTTTGACTATTGTATAAGAGACCTCGGGCCTCTCGACAGCATTCTTCAAGTTGCAGGACGAGTGAATCGTTCGTGCGAAAAGAAGCGTGGTGAACTGTTGATTGTAGATCTTGTGAAGGAAGATTCAGGAAGATCTTTCTCCTGGATCTACAATAGCACGATAATATGGGCAACTCGAGATATTTTGAGCAATTTGGGGGCTTCTGTAGATGAACCGAAGATATACGAACTGGGAGATAAGTACTTCACTCAATTGGTGAACAAAGGACTTGAAAACGAATCTCTTGAGCTTTTGGAAGCTCTTGTCAATCTGGATTTTGACAAAATATCTGACTTCAGCCTGATTGAACAGATAAAAGGCTCTGTTACCATCCCGGTTTTTTTGGAAATCAATAATGACGCAAAACATTTCTGGAAAACTTATTGCGAAGTTCTAAGTGAAATACCCCCCAAAGAAAACAAATACCAATATCTAGCGCGAAAAAAGCAGGCTATAAGAAACTTGGCACCCTATGTAGTTAACCTTAGAGTCTTCTACTATCCCGGAGCAAAAACCTATGCTCTACCAGATATTCAACACGGCTTCAGCTATGTATCCTCAGATGACTTGAAATATTACTACGATCCTAAAACCGGCCTGAAATCAGATGATGGGAGTTTGTTCCTGTGATTGAGATCAATGGAAGTCTCATACTCTCGTACTCTAATTGCTATAGAGAAGCCTGGCTAATGGCTCACAGAATTATTCCGGAACAGGATAACACGTTCATTGCCCTGGGTCGTCTCATTCACGAAACCTCCTACGAAAACAGAGGAGAGAAAGATATCGCCATAGATAACATTCGGCTGGACATGGTCGAAGAAAAAAAGGGAAGAACTATCGTCAGCGAGGTAAAGAAGTCTAAATACTCCCTTGAAGGAGCCAGAGATCAGTTGCTTTTCTACCTGCTGCGCCTGAAAGAAATGGGAGTCGAAGCTAATGGCCTGTTACTAGTTCCAAAAGAGAAAAAGAAAATCGAAGTTAGCCTTAACCCGGATGAAGAAACCAGGCTGAAGAAAATGTGCGAAGAGATTCAGGATCTTGTTGAGGGGCCAATACCGCCTCTCGAAAGACCGCAAAACAAGTGCCAGAACTGCGCATACTACACTTATTGTTGGGTGTGATGACATGAAGCGAATGTTGTACCTCTTCACTTCGGGAAAGCTTTTGAGGATGAACAACACTCTTGTCTTCGAGAAAGAAGATGGAAAGAAGGTCCACCTTCCAGTCGAGCAGACGGATTCCATATGCGCTTTTGGAGAGTTGGATCTCAACAAAAGAGTATTGGAATTTCTGACCCAAAAACAGATCCCTCTCCACTTTTTCAATCGATACGACTACTATTCAGGGACATACTATCCAAGGGAGCACCTCAATTCCGGCTTCCTGATACTTCAGCAGGTTAATTTCTACAACGATCCGGAGAAACGGCTTGACCTTGCGAAGAAATTTGTCAGCGCCTCGATGACCAACATGCTTAATGTTCTGGCATACTACAATCGACGAGGAAAAGACCTGGAAAACGCGATCGAGAGCCTGAATTCATTGAAAGACCGACTGGTAGAAACTGCAAGCATCGACGAATCAATGGCCATAGAGGGCAACTTCAGAGATCTCTATTACAAGTGCTTTGATGCAATAATTGACAACTCCAGCTTCGAGTTCGTTTCAAGAACAAGACAACCACCCCTGAATAGACTCAACGCCCTAATAAGCTTTGGAAACACGATGCTCTACACTACAGTTCTAGGAGAGATCTATCGCACCCATCTCGATCCGAGAATTGGATACCTTCACACAACGAATTTCCGTAGCTTCTCTCTGAACCTGGATGTCGCTGAGGTCTTCAAACCGATTCTCGTAGACCGTCTGATCTTCTCCCTGATAAACAAAAAACAGATTCAGGCCAAACACTTTGCGAAGCACCTTGAAGGCATTTATATGAACGATGCCGGTAAGGAGACGTTCGTGAAGGAATATGACGAAAAGCTGAAGACAACGATCAAACACCCTGGGCTGAAGAGAAACGTCTCGTATCGCTATCTTATCCGTCTAGAGCTGTACAAAATAGAAAAGCACATCACAGGAGAGAAAGAGTATGTCCCATGGAAAGGATGAAGGATGTACGTGCTTCTAGTTTATGATATCGGCGAAAAACGCGTAAACAAAGTGCTGAAAATATGCAGGCAATACCTCGACTGGGTACAGAACTCTGTACTTGAAGGCGAATTGACAAAAGCAAGCCTGGAAACGCTCAAAAAACGCATTGAAAGAATTATGAACAAAGAAGAAGACTCGGTGCGGATTTACAAACTGAGGACGCAAGACGACCTGACGCTCGAAATATTGGGGATAGACAAAAAGCAAGTAGCCGACGATGGAATTATCTGAAAAGAGAGGTGCTAAAAGTGGGGAATGAACCAATCACATTTAGAATCAAAACCCTGACACCGCTATGGACCGGTGGGGCAGATGGAAAGATGGACAGAATCCACGAAACGGGAATTATCGGAAGTATCAGGTGGTGGTATGAAGTCATTGCTAGAGGGCTCGGCTATTACATTTGCGATCCGATTTCTGACAATCGCTGCAAACTATCCGGCAAAGAAAAAGACGGTGAAGAAAGGATTTCGAAGCTTTGTCCCGCCTGCTATCTGTTTGGAACTACAGGTTGGAAGAGAATGTTCAATTTGCCTGTAACGATCGATGGCAAACATACAATTAAAGGTAATGAACCCTTTTCACAGGCTACAACCAACAGCATCAACAAGAGCTGGTTAAGTAAGGTCTTTGAGAAGAACCGTTATGATATGAACTACTTCGGTTCGCTTGAGCTTAAAGTTCTTCCAAGGTGCGATAGACATCAAATTGTAGAGCAGCTTAAGGCTGTCCTTTCAATTATGAGCAACTTTGGTTCTCTTGGGGCTAAGCCTCAATTTGGTTACGGCCTCTTTAAACTCGCTGATCATACGGAAGAAACAAAAGAATCACTTCGGATGATCAACAGATTCCTTAAGGAAAATTGCTTTATCAAAAGAAGTGATGATAAGAAAGGCTTTTCGCTGAAGAACTACTGGAAAATCGAAACAGAAGTTGGAAAGTCTCTACCACCAGCGAACCTGGAGTATCTGGGCAAGAAAGGTAAGGATGTGTATATTCCGATGTCTTTTGAAGTGAGATATATGTTGCGAAAAGAATACCTTGAAAAATGCGGATCAAAAAAAGCCACAGCAGAGATCTTTGGAGGGACAAAAGGAGATAAATGGGCCAGTAAAGTCTTTGTTAGCAGTTTCTACAAAGAGGACCAGAAAAATGAGAAATATAAGTTGCGCATTTGGGGATTCACAGCAAGAGCTGTTTCGGAAATTGTTCGCGAAGCAATTGAAAGAGATTATGAGACTAATAACGATAGAGAGATTTTCTCTTTTGATGAAATGCTAAGTGAGGTGACACAAATTGATTCTTGACTGTAGTTCCAGCACCCTCTCTAAAAT
This portion of the Mesotoga infera genome encodes:
- the cas6 gene encoding CRISPR-associated endoribonuclease Cas6: MRLRAVFDNEKGISLPLSYSYLLQSAIYDALSNLIPDSHDFGLNVNGRILRPFTFSRLAGQSRQIKEGFISFTPPINLHFSSPLEDFAQAFANGLLKNGGMELKGEKLELKSIEVEPEPPNIGSIDARTISPITIYSTLTTPDGKKKTYFYNPTEKDFTVQLKENLNRKAIALGSPVRAGESFSFKLASRPIQRIVKYKDFVQIAWDFSFKLNTDPELIAIAFDWGLGSKNAQGFGMIEIVERR
- the cas7b gene encoding type I-B CRISPR-associated protein Cas7/Csh2, with amino-acid sequence MSIKNRHEILFIYDVKDGNPNGDPMDSNKPRMDVATGVNIVSDVRLKRTIRDHLAEKGEELFVSGDPITSEKRASLLITDLTDETYNKKAVEEALKLHKREGASKLLLEKCIDLRLFGGTVPLTGLNMSITGPVQFRFGRSLHVVDPVFTQGTAAFVSQEGKEQRSFREEWTLNYSCIAFYGVINQNTARHTLMSDLDLNKMLDAIWNGTRDLITRSKMEQLPRLLLDVVYNEGANFHIGELDKGIKFQSEIMEEKVRGVSDFKLEISGLKEMITKYHSRIQEIRYKVDPRLKLVENGSPFDLENLLEGKMKQLAE
- the cas1b gene encoding type I-B CRISPR-associated endonuclease Cas1b, encoding MKRMLYLFTSGKLLRMNNTLVFEKEDGKKVHLPVEQTDSICAFGELDLNKRVLEFLTQKQIPLHFFNRYDYYSGTYYPREHLNSGFLILQQVNFYNDPEKRLDLAKKFVSASMTNMLNVLAYYNRRGKDLENAIESLNSLKDRLVETASIDESMAIEGNFRDLYYKCFDAIIDNSSFEFVSRTRQPPLNRLNALISFGNTMLYTTVLGEIYRTHLDPRIGYLHTTNFRSFSLNLDVAEVFKPILVDRLIFSLINKKQIQAKHFAKHLEGIYMNDAGKETFVKEYDEKLKTTIKHPGLKRNVSYRYLIRLELYKIEKHITGEKEYVPWKG
- a CDS encoding TIGR02556 family CRISPR-associated protein, with the translated sequence MLKSTYDIGQIVAKGKDETQMYITDIGDAYIHELAIILIKNGETLQYSGCEKREKTRRNYLFREKKGNIKIPISLTLRDAGKGAEVILEKFINFGEHNKTPIASKVASALLESKVAICTSLDEMAGNLPKKEGRFYTVVIREADRELYPGDLDEFKEIFLRNIVSMPSDNTGICFVCGEEKGIGMKASDIFKFASFDKPGFAHEMDDKNYYVNMPLCEDCFSKISLGKRVLDEELSMNFYASKVYIIPRFHSSDNELLEEKVNEIRDIKRISDLKDTVRKDNPYRNFETYMLYDISEGSYSTLNFIFYTVNNQEMKINLSILDVPPSRLRNMSRKISDIEGELRNVFGTQEYSPSVLFGSMYDVFKDNRLRTFFDYIEALFKNQRVSLTPLKRGTLELIGSKKLRGEPYATKAKQLITIALFIERLQQNVEGGIPLMEKDREDRIKEFFEKYPAFFRTDEEKFLFILGQIHSRIARFQREKNIASTVDLKLKAYNMRPLDFMNHFKDLKWKTTQYSNEMDFTRVYGPIMNLFQIADKYLIPSGYDWKASIEDLNYAFLAGELATGVFRRETDQLELETDTVQEIEQ
- the cmr1 gene encoding type III-B CRISPR module RAMP protein Cmr1, with amino-acid sequence MGNEPITFRIKTLTPLWTGGADGKMDRIHETGIIGSIRWWYEVIARGLGYYICDPISDNRCKLSGKEKDGEERISKLCPACYLFGTTGWKRMFNLPVTIDGKHTIKGNEPFSQATTNSINKSWLSKVFEKNRYDMNYFGSLELKVLPRCDRHQIVEQLKAVLSIMSNFGSLGAKPQFGYGLFKLADHTEETKESLRMINRFLKENCFIKRSDDKKGFSLKNYWKIETEVGKSLPPANLEYLGKKGKDVYIPMSFEVRYMLRKEYLEKCGSKKATAEIFGGTKGDKWASKVFVSSFYKEDQKNEKYKLRIWGFTARAVSEIVREAIERDYETNNDREIFSFDEMLSEVTQIDS
- the cas4 gene encoding CRISPR-associated protein Cas4, producing the protein MIEINGSLILSYSNCYREAWLMAHRIIPEQDNTFIALGRLIHETSYENRGEKDIAIDNIRLDMVEEKKGRTIVSEVKKSKYSLEGARDQLLFYLLRLKEMGVEANGLLLVPKEKKKIEVSLNPDEETRLKKMCEEIQDLVEGPIPPLERPQNKCQNCAYYTYCWV
- the cas2 gene encoding CRISPR-associated endonuclease Cas2, with the protein product MYVLLVYDIGEKRVNKVLKICRQYLDWVQNSVLEGELTKASLETLKKRIERIMNKEEDSVRIYKLRTQDDLTLEILGIDKKQVADDGII
- the cas5b gene encoding type I-B CRISPR-associated protein Cas5b — translated: MKVLAFDISSDYAHFRQPYSTTSSLTYAIPPRTAALGIVGAIVGIDSGGFGQSKHIAELEKANTKIGVRLMRKVEKTRFSINYSYTKADASTKNVQHIQVPVEMVKDPVYRFYVTADVKLLEKLEDMTINSECYYTPYLGISEFIAQVKYVGTYSAEVETADKIYTAVQMAKRTNLLFSNGQKIFMETHAASMNSERRVTKYVEVAYEEEGNPLKLRSVDPDSLVVKIFTETGEEAVMLW
- the cas3 gene encoding CRISPR-associated helicase Cas3': MAEEVEITSRFIDYENFFGITRSELNTLVKGISLFHDLGKASSYFQKHLSGMKVDNGLSQHAVIGSIALGHYLDGKIPDELGATILVAMTVVKHHHGKARPLESLIESFDDNQGEIEKIIGTLNNAYLDWMEKSIGERVNLDMPSLVPKIIKWKRNYRKFREKAGIRNYVLFEYLFSLLTWADRVDAAFNDNYNHERQHISPNIVDIFRTSEGFDEPNTDIDLLRNAFYEEAISNLEFTVGSIKGRTGIGKTLATLSLALKKRERTQKEKGYIPRILYCLPFLSIIDQTYETISKVLKTSGIIETSDILMQQHHLTDLSYSKQINGGETEDYDTYLADILLNSWDSEIVITTFVSIFHSMLTEKRNTRFFRLPGSIIILDEIQAVPPKYWKVISEVLEHLAKWGGTKIIFSSATIPQPFFVSSLPLVRREYSLDRYDVKYLGKMSMEEFKYSILEEAVSAAINKKKALMVVANTINCCKELYEYLKDSRNISDEKIHCLSSNLPPAVRKNVIKNIKRKKGFQVLVTTQLIEAGVDISFDYCIRDLGPLDSILQVAGRVNRSCEKKRGELLIVDLVKEDSGRSFSWIYNSTIIWATRDILSNLGASVDEPKIYELGDKYFTQLVNKGLENESLELLEALVNLDFDKISDFSLIEQIKGSVTIPVFLEINNDAKHFWKTYCEVLSEIPPKENKYQYLARKKQAIRNLAPYVVNLRVFYYPGAKTYALPDIQHGFSYVSSDDLKYYYDPKTGLKSDDGSLFL